One Deltaproteobacteria bacterium DNA segment encodes these proteins:
- a CDS encoding transglutaminase domain-containing protein produces MKHSILALLCVVGLWACDTQDASPIPATAPASEVIAANEPPPVAEKSPEQDAPKPVRAEVPLYEQSTLFYGVYLNAHKTGWMKVEMIPSDSQVTLRTYLEAKVGGMGKVSRVVLDETRTYDRGTEALVKLSFEQSAETGSVRVEAKRDASGALKLVVNAGSALTSHTVTTAESLSDAVAVRKLAREGTLGKKVVVEQFDPSAMKTMKVEHTLVAAEKKMFGGVEVPFLQIETNYLDMGVLENSWADATGRLFEAKVGGFFTARLESEKEAKRQDYTQDLLVSAVVKPPAPIRNQDKIEELQITMQGFGKTLPAASERQGVVQESDKVILTLRKDGPLPTTPLPEKAAGEYTKSTPFIQAANPQIQAVARKVIGDATTVDIAVSRLVGFVYEHVKDSYVPSFSNSLEVLQSERGDCTEHSVLFVGLARALKIPARVAVGIGYWPAGEGFGWHAWAEVKANGKWYTVDPTWNQVNADATHIKLADGDPMQQARIVMLLGKLSILKVN; encoded by the coding sequence ATGAAACATTCTATCTTAGCTTTGCTTTGCGTGGTCGGCCTCTGGGCTTGCGATACTCAAGATGCCTCACCGATCCCTGCGACCGCACCGGCATCTGAAGTCATTGCCGCAAACGAGCCACCTCCAGTGGCCGAGAAATCGCCTGAACAGGATGCACCGAAGCCGGTTCGAGCGGAAGTACCCCTATACGAGCAAAGCACACTTTTTTACGGCGTTTATCTCAATGCCCATAAAACTGGCTGGATGAAGGTTGAGATGATTCCCTCTGATTCTCAAGTGACTCTCCGGACCTACCTAGAAGCTAAAGTGGGCGGCATGGGAAAAGTGTCGAGGGTTGTTTTGGATGAAACGCGTACCTACGACCGCGGCACAGAAGCGCTGGTCAAATTGTCTTTTGAACAGAGTGCCGAAACCGGGAGCGTACGAGTTGAAGCGAAACGCGATGCAAGTGGCGCTTTAAAGCTGGTTGTGAATGCCGGCAGCGCCTTAACCAGCCATACAGTAACCACCGCTGAGTCATTGTCTGATGCCGTTGCGGTCCGCAAACTTGCCCGAGAGGGAACCTTAGGGAAAAAAGTCGTCGTTGAGCAGTTTGACCCGTCTGCTATGAAAACCATGAAGGTTGAGCATACGCTGGTTGCTGCCGAGAAAAAGATGTTTGGCGGCGTGGAGGTGCCGTTTTTGCAGATTGAGACAAACTATCTCGATATGGGTGTCCTTGAAAATAGCTGGGCCGATGCAACAGGGCGACTCTTTGAAGCCAAGGTCGGTGGTTTTTTTACGGCGCGACTTGAGTCTGAAAAAGAAGCGAAACGCCAGGATTACACCCAAGACCTTCTGGTAAGTGCGGTGGTGAAACCGCCCGCCCCGATTCGCAACCAGGATAAAATCGAAGAGCTCCAAATAACGATGCAGGGTTTTGGTAAGACCTTACCGGCGGCATCTGAGAGACAGGGTGTTGTACAGGAATCCGATAAGGTGATCCTCACACTTCGCAAAGATGGCCCGCTTCCGACCACTCCGCTCCCTGAAAAGGCAGCCGGAGAGTATACGAAGTCTACGCCTTTTATCCAGGCCGCCAATCCTCAGATTCAGGCGGTGGCCCGTAAGGTCATTGGTGATGCAACCACGGTCGATATCGCTGTGAGCCGCCTGGTAGGGTTTGTTTACGAACACGTGAAAGACAGCTATGTGCCTAGCTTCTCGAACTCATTGGAAGTCCTCCAATCAGAACGAGGGGACTGCACGGAGCACAGTGTACTCTTCGTTGGTCTTGCTCGCGCACTCAAGATTCCGGCTCGCGTAGCGGTTGGGATTGGCTACTGGCCCGCGGGTGAGGGGTTTGGATGGCATGCCTGGGCGGAAGTAAAAGCGAACGGTAAGTGGTATACGGTTGACCCTACCTGGAACCAGGTGAATGCGGACGCAACCCATATCAAATTAGCCGATGGTGATCCTATGCAACAAGCCCGTATTGTGATGTTGCTCGGTAAGCTCAGCATCTTGAAGGTTAACTAG